The proteins below are encoded in one region of Apium graveolens cultivar Ventura chromosome 4, ASM990537v1, whole genome shotgun sequence:
- the LOC141716586 gene encoding TPD1 protein homolog 1-like, translating to MHHSMSEDLRRLASIAATLSIALLLMFSIPTALHYCNISFAYPLASPHRKLLVHSEPSAQSATLVEPNRVWGDKCSRADILINQGPAAPLPTGIPTYTVEIINVCVTGCDIAGIHLSCGWFSSIRLVNPRIFKRLGYNDCIVNDGKPLANGRTLSFQYANSFRYPLSVQRVRC from the exons ATGCACCACTCGATGTCAGAGGATCTCCGACGACTTGCTTCCATTGCCGCCACATTATCCATCGCACTTCTCCTCATGTTTTCGATTCCGACAG CTCTTCACTACTGTAACATCTCTTTCGCATATCCACTTGCTTCACCTCACCGGAAGCTTCTAGTCCATTCCG AACCCTCTGCACAATCAGCTACATTGGTGGAACCAAACAGAGTCTGGGGGGACAAATGTTCCCGGGCTGATATTCTCATCAATCAAGGCCCAGCTGCTCCTCTTCCCACTGGTATACCTACCTACACTGTGGAGATTATTAATGTGTGTGTCACTGGTTGTGATATTGCTGGAATACACCTCAGTTGTGGCTGGTTTAGCTCGATTCGGCTCGTTAATCCTCGGATATTTAAGCGTCTCGGATATAATGATTGCATTGTTAACGACGGGAAGCCTCTCGCGAATGGACGTACTCTCTCTTTTCAGTATGCTAACTCTTTCCGGTACCCTCTTTCGGTTCAAAGGGTCAGGTGTTGA